In one Spirosoma rigui genomic region, the following are encoded:
- a CDS encoding SusC/RagA family TonB-linked outer membrane protein: MRKFLLAQFLLCLFAVPLFAQTQAISGKVTSSEDGSSLPGVTVVVKGTNQGTTTNSDGMFQINASRGATLQISFIGFATQSVPVASQSTINVVLKPDASQLQEIVVTAQGIRKSQREIGYAISKVETEDVTVGRSPQLAQALSGKVTGLAVYNVNNSVDPAVKVVLRGYRSLTGNNEALVVLDGMQTTSTILATINPNDIESVSILKGGQAATLYGSAGINGALIITTKKGVRGKLKVSYSNSTNFEQISFLPQTQDKYGSGSHYYQSFGTAGYSSDYLTRMKANWRSYENQQYGDQFDGSLRIQGRTAEDGSQLIIPYSAIPNARRKAFNTGVSMNNQVNFQGGDETSSFYMSFENQKIAGIVPNDKSERTGTRLSATKEYGKLTASFNAAYTQAAYDRTSSDFYNNVLNQPANLPLSDLRDWRNNPLANPNGFYNDYYNNPYFEADNNRLKYKDANLNGNLNLNFKPTPWLMVTERIGVMNNSRTGKNTTGKFLYSDWAKSKSFIPAPFYNDGDGTGIYRAITDILGGVLDYSGTENVVNNEFQVHLSKDFGPFANKLILGNSVYQRTTKNIAVGSSSIVVPDVYNVSNRQGELTGGEATTQERRYGYYADFTSNYKNWLILNGTFRFDATSRFYKSYRPANTWSYPYYGAALSFVATDAFPAIRSSFLNYAKLRVNANKNANDNIPLYGLDLAYNNGAGFPYGNTVGLTVGNTLPDANLRPETVYSAEVGGEFQLLNNRINIDVSAYTQNSKGQVITVKVPNSTGFSNLLINVGETKNWGYEAEFKYLIARGGKFSWDASLRYSYNDNKVLDLYPGINEFQYGGFAYANTNVIKDSRFPILKTDGYQYAPDGSGRVLVNATTGYPLRQTTLSPRGGVLPRHIAGLGSKVEYGNFGFTFNFEYRGGNVMFSDLGRQMTFTGTGKWTENRAPQIYPNSAYLGPDGTTVIPNTTVNVREAEYGLWVDNYRLISENFVTPAWFIKLRDINLAYRLPQSLLTKTKIFSAASISFYGRNLITIVDKLNYYTDPEFSYQGNPAPGSQATSTPTTNTAIGIGINTTGQTPPVRQYGVNINLTF; this comes from the coding sequence ATGCGTAAATTTCTACTAGCGCAGTTTTTACTGTGTTTGTTTGCTGTGCCTTTGTTTGCCCAGACCCAGGCAATCAGTGGCAAGGTCACTTCATCGGAAGATGGCTCCAGCTTACCCGGTGTTACCGTCGTTGTGAAGGGGACCAACCAGGGAACCACGACCAACTCCGATGGTATGTTCCAGATCAATGCGTCGCGGGGAGCCACGCTGCAGATTAGCTTCATCGGGTTTGCAACCCAGAGCGTACCCGTAGCCAGCCAATCGACGATTAACGTTGTCCTGAAGCCCGATGCCTCCCAACTCCAGGAGATCGTTGTAACAGCGCAGGGCATTCGGAAAAGTCAGCGCGAAATTGGTTATGCCATTTCCAAGGTAGAAACCGAAGACGTAACGGTTGGCCGCTCGCCCCAGTTAGCCCAGGCGCTGTCGGGTAAGGTTACCGGCCTGGCCGTGTATAACGTCAACAACAGTGTCGATCCAGCCGTTAAAGTCGTTCTTCGGGGATACCGCTCCCTGACGGGTAATAACGAAGCACTGGTTGTTCTGGATGGTATGCAAACCACGTCGACGATTCTGGCAACCATCAACCCCAACGACATCGAGAGCGTATCGATTTTGAAAGGTGGTCAGGCAGCTACTCTCTACGGATCAGCCGGTATCAACGGTGCCCTGATCATCACCACTAAAAAAGGGGTGCGGGGGAAACTGAAAGTATCGTATTCCAACAGCACCAACTTTGAGCAGATCAGCTTCCTGCCCCAGACACAGGACAAATACGGCTCGGGTTCGCACTATTACCAGTCGTTCGGTACGGCGGGTTACAGCAGTGATTATCTGACCCGCATGAAAGCTAACTGGCGCTCGTATGAGAACCAGCAGTATGGCGATCAGTTCGATGGTTCACTGCGGATTCAGGGCCGGACCGCTGAAGATGGCAGCCAGCTCATTATCCCGTATTCGGCCATCCCGAACGCGCGCCGGAAAGCCTTCAACACGGGCGTGTCGATGAACAACCAGGTTAACTTCCAGGGTGGCGACGAGACAAGTTCGTTCTACATGTCGTTCGAGAACCAGAAGATCGCCGGTATCGTCCCCAACGACAAAAGTGAGCGGACGGGTACCCGCCTGTCGGCTACCAAAGAATACGGCAAACTGACGGCGAGCTTCAACGCGGCTTATACGCAGGCCGCCTATGACCGTACCTCGTCCGATTTTTACAACAACGTCCTCAACCAGCCTGCTAACTTACCGTTGAGCGACCTGCGCGACTGGCGGAACAACCCGCTGGCTAACCCCAACGGTTTCTACAACGATTACTACAACAACCCGTACTTCGAAGCAGATAACAACCGTCTGAAGTACAAGGATGCCAACCTGAACGGTAACCTGAACCTGAATTTCAAGCCTACGCCCTGGCTGATGGTTACGGAGCGGATCGGGGTGATGAACAACTCGCGGACGGGTAAGAACACCACGGGCAAGTTCCTGTACTCGGACTGGGCCAAATCCAAGTCATTCATTCCGGCGCCTTTCTACAATGATGGCGATGGTACGGGTATTTACCGCGCCATCACCGACATTCTGGGTGGCGTACTCGATTACTCCGGCACGGAAAACGTAGTCAACAATGAATTTCAGGTGCACTTGAGCAAAGACTTCGGTCCGTTTGCCAACAAGCTGATCCTGGGTAACAGCGTATACCAACGCACGACGAAGAACATCGCCGTTGGCTCGAGCTCCATTGTGGTGCCGGACGTATACAACGTATCGAACCGCCAGGGTGAGTTAACCGGCGGTGAAGCAACCACGCAGGAGCGCCGGTATGGCTACTACGCCGACTTCACGTCGAACTACAAAAACTGGCTGATCCTGAACGGTACATTCCGTTTCGACGCAACGTCCCGTTTCTACAAGTCATACCGTCCGGCTAATACGTGGTCGTATCCGTACTACGGGGCTGCTCTGTCGTTTGTGGCTACCGACGCGTTCCCGGCTATCCGGAGTTCGTTCCTGAACTACGCTAAACTACGGGTGAACGCCAACAAAAACGCGAACGACAATATCCCACTCTACGGACTGGACCTGGCCTATAACAACGGGGCGGGCTTTCCCTACGGAAATACGGTTGGTCTGACAGTAGGAAACACCTTGCCCGACGCGAACCTGCGGCCCGAAACGGTTTATTCGGCAGAAGTGGGTGGTGAATTCCAGCTGCTCAACAACCGCATCAACATAGACGTATCGGCCTATACCCAGAACTCGAAAGGGCAGGTGATTACGGTTAAGGTACCGAACTCAACGGGTTTCAGCAACCTGCTGATCAACGTGGGCGAAACCAAGAACTGGGGCTACGAAGCGGAGTTTAAGTACCTGATTGCCCGGGGCGGTAAGTTCTCCTGGGATGCCAGCCTGCGGTACTCCTACAACGACAACAAAGTGCTTGACCTGTACCCCGGCATCAACGAATTCCAGTACGGTGGCTTTGCCTATGCCAACACCAACGTCATCAAGGACTCCCGGTTCCCGATCCTGAAAACGGATGGTTACCAGTATGCACCCGACGGTTCCGGCCGTGTGCTGGTCAACGCGACGACCGGCTACCCCCTGCGCCAGACGACCCTGTCGCCCCGCGGTGGTGTTCTGCCCCGGCACATTGCCGGTCTGGGCTCGAAAGTAGAGTACGGCAACTTTGGCTTCACCTTCAACTTCGAATACCGCGGTGGCAACGTTATGTTCAGCGACCTGGGTCGTCAGATGACGTTCACCGGAACGGGTAAATGGACGGAAAACCGTGCTCCGCAGATCTACCCGAACTCGGCTTACCTGGGTCCGGATGGAACGACGGTTATTCCAAACACCACGGTGAACGTGCGGGAAGCGGAATACGGTCTATGGGTGGACAACTACCGGCTTATCTCGGAGAACTTCGTCACGCCCGCCTGGTTCATCAAACTGCGGGATATCAACCTGGCGTACCGCCTTCCCCAGAGCCTGCTGACCAAAACGAAAATCTTCTCGGCGGCCAGCATCTCGTTCTACGGCCGTAACCTGATCACGATTGTCGACAAACTGAATTACTACACAGACCCTGAGTTCAGCTACCAGGGCAACCCGGCACCGGGTAGCCAGGCTACATCGACGCCAACAACGAACACGGCCATCGGTATCGGTATCAACACAACGGGTCAGACCCCTCCGGTGCGTCAGTACGGGGTGAACATCAACCTTACATTCTAG
- a CDS encoding SusD/RagB family nutrient-binding outer membrane lipoprotein, with protein MKLKSLFILALFTLVGTSCNKEFLDINTNPNTLPTASPSFLFTNALNTTARNIGGNNDGQGVNEVGSYWSGQWSQGNGYIINTTIFAYNFTNGDFNYWDSYYDNLQDYQFVINNADANSQKYLKGPAKVMKAMLFQQLVDMYGNVPYSDALKGGATLAPKFDDQKAVYESLITLLDEAIVDLKANPFASAFTGSDIVFRGNTTKWTQFANSLKMRILIRQSKITGRDAYIKTEINKIVTEGSGFIAGEEVGVGGPNFFLATAGKLNPVYDRWGYDANGAKRALNNFPRLTKFLIDGLKAAGDTLRMKRIAYANGGENGSTPGVSTQKEVAANYSGTPFGASSGYLPANTTSLGPSLLVKGEYNRPYILMTASEVQFLLAEAKQRYTDVSLPGTAQSYFETGITQSFRVLGANVAGATAFKGSKVNNYDWDASTDKLAAIAIQKWIALTNFNGLEAWAEYRRTNLPAIPQSVQVPETKRPVRFFYPNTEAGSNAANVSAQGNIDAFSTRLFWDVD; from the coding sequence ATGAAACTAAAATCATTATTCATACTTGCTCTCTTTACGCTGGTTGGTACGTCCTGTAACAAGGAGTTCCTGGATATTAATACCAACCCGAACACCCTGCCAACCGCGTCGCCGAGTTTCCTGTTCACCAACGCGCTGAACACGACAGCCCGGAACATCGGCGGCAACAACGACGGACAGGGTGTAAACGAAGTAGGCTCTTACTGGTCAGGCCAGTGGTCGCAGGGAAATGGCTACATCATTAACACGACCATTTTTGCGTACAACTTCACCAATGGTGATTTTAACTACTGGGATTCGTATTACGACAATCTGCAGGATTACCAGTTCGTAATCAATAATGCCGATGCCAACAGCCAGAAGTACCTGAAAGGGCCCGCCAAGGTGATGAAAGCGATGTTGTTTCAGCAACTGGTGGATATGTATGGCAACGTACCGTATTCGGATGCGCTGAAAGGCGGAGCTACCCTGGCGCCCAAGTTCGATGACCAGAAAGCCGTTTATGAATCGCTCATCACGCTGCTGGACGAGGCTATTGTCGATCTGAAAGCCAATCCGTTTGCCAGCGCTTTCACCGGGTCCGACATCGTTTTCCGGGGTAACACAACCAAGTGGACCCAGTTTGCCAACTCACTCAAGATGCGGATCCTGATTCGTCAGTCGAAGATTACCGGTCGCGATGCCTACATCAAAACCGAAATCAACAAGATCGTTACGGAAGGCTCGGGCTTTATTGCGGGCGAAGAGGTTGGCGTGGGTGGCCCTAACTTCTTCCTGGCTACGGCCGGTAAGCTCAACCCGGTCTATGACCGCTGGGGTTATGATGCCAACGGAGCCAAGCGGGCGTTGAACAACTTTCCCCGTCTGACCAAGTTCCTGATCGATGGGCTGAAAGCCGCCGGAGATACCCTGCGGATGAAACGGATTGCCTACGCCAACGGGGGCGAAAACGGTAGCACACCGGGAGTAAGCACCCAGAAAGAAGTGGCGGCCAACTACTCGGGTACGCCCTTCGGGGCCAGCTCGGGCTACCTGCCCGCCAACACAACCTCGCTGGGACCCAGCCTGCTGGTAAAAGGGGAATACAACCGCCCGTACATCCTCATGACGGCCTCGGAAGTTCAGTTCCTGCTGGCCGAAGCGAAGCAGCGTTATACGGATGTATCCCTGCCGGGTACGGCACAATCGTATTTTGAAACGGGTATTACTCAGTCATTCCGGGTGTTGGGGGCTAACGTAGCGGGTGCTACAGCGTTCAAGGGAAGTAAGGTCAACAACTACGACTGGGATGCGTCGACGGACAAATTAGCGGCCATTGCTATTCAGAAATGGATTGCCCTGACCAACTTCAACGGTCTGGAAGCCTGGGCCGAATACCGTCGGACAAACCTGCCGGCTATTCCGCAGAGCGTGCAGGTACCCGAAACGAAGCGTCCAGTACGTTTCTTCTATCCGAATACAGAAGCCGGGTCAAACGCGGCTAACGTAAGCGCTCAGGGTAATATCGACGCGTTTAGCACCCGGTTGTTCTGGGATGTCGACTAA
- a CDS encoding SusD/RagB family nutrient-binding outer membrane lipoprotein yields MTNVKNKLLTLSLLTGLGFMAGCSDFGDQNINPNAAVTPVTSALLTEAILGVPPTTATGALLEGIGGRLTVLAPETRLFAQYWSESQYPENSLYATTYADWSRYYAVTLQDLQTIIDYNNDPATKDYVAQFGSNNNQLAIARILKAYIYSVITDQWGDVPYFNALKKNTQVTYDPQQAIYADLFKELKEASAQFDNGKVFDGDIVYAGSAAKWKKFANSLRMILALRLTKVDPTTAKNEFTAAYSDAAGYIATNTDNAIIKFTDVNQFRNPDNALFDGRSDYGVSDVLVNKLKALSDPRLPAYAAPIEDGSYQGLPYGLTRDLLIQYTNDNDYSLPSAKVLSKTQPSYVITAAQMLLAKSEAAARTWISADATTAYNDAIRASWEQWGVYDAAKFTAYTTSAAVAPTAANILARIGDQRWIALYPNGTEAWIEWRRTGYPDLKPTANAVNESKQIPRRYGYPNTEPTLNTAAYQEAAGRLTNGDKTSSRVWWDKQ; encoded by the coding sequence ATGACTAACGTTAAAAATAAATTACTGACGCTCAGCCTGCTGACTGGACTGGGCTTTATGGCAGGGTGCAGTGACTTCGGGGATCAGAACATCAACCCGAATGCTGCCGTCACGCCAGTAACGTCGGCGTTGTTGACAGAGGCCATACTGGGCGTTCCGCCAACGACCGCTACGGGTGCGTTGCTGGAAGGGATTGGCGGCCGGCTCACCGTATTGGCTCCCGAAACCCGGCTGTTCGCGCAGTACTGGTCGGAAAGCCAGTATCCGGAAAACTCGCTGTATGCAACGACCTACGCCGACTGGTCGCGTTACTACGCCGTAACGCTGCAGGATCTGCAAACGATCATCGACTACAACAACGATCCGGCGACGAAGGACTATGTGGCGCAGTTTGGTTCGAACAACAACCAGCTGGCCATTGCCCGGATCCTGAAGGCGTATATTTACTCGGTCATTACCGATCAGTGGGGTGACGTGCCATACTTCAACGCGCTGAAGAAGAATACGCAGGTTACCTACGACCCACAGCAGGCTATCTACGCCGATCTGTTCAAGGAACTGAAGGAAGCCAGTGCCCAGTTCGACAATGGTAAAGTATTCGATGGAGACATCGTTTACGCGGGTAGCGCAGCGAAATGGAAGAAGTTCGCTAACTCGTTGCGGATGATTCTGGCCCTGCGGTTGACCAAAGTTGACCCAACGACGGCTAAGAATGAATTCACCGCGGCTTATTCCGACGCGGCTGGTTACATTGCGACCAATACCGACAATGCTATCATCAAGTTCACCGACGTCAACCAGTTCCGTAACCCCGATAACGCCCTGTTCGACGGACGGAGTGATTACGGCGTCAGTGACGTACTGGTGAACAAGCTGAAGGCGCTGAGCGATCCACGTTTGCCTGCCTACGCAGCACCAATAGAAGATGGTTCGTACCAGGGACTGCCTTACGGCCTGACCCGCGACCTGCTGATTCAGTACACAAACGACAACGATTATTCGCTGCCGAGTGCCAAGGTGTTGTCAAAAACGCAACCCAGCTACGTAATTACGGCAGCGCAGATGTTGCTGGCCAAGTCAGAAGCGGCTGCCCGTACCTGGATCAGCGCCGACGCTACTACGGCCTACAACGATGCTATCCGTGCATCATGGGAGCAGTGGGGTGTGTATGACGCGGCTAAGTTCACGGCTTACACGACCAGTGCGGCTGTGGCGCCAACGGCGGCCAACATCCTGGCCCGGATTGGGGACCAGCGCTGGATTGCCCTGTATCCAAACGGAACCGAAGCCTGGATCGAATGGCGCCGGACGGGTTATCCCGATCTGAAGCCTACTGCAAATGCAGTCAACGAAAGCAAACAGATTCCCCGTCGGTACGGCTACCCGAACACGGAGCCTACCCTGAACACAGCCGCCTATCAGGAGGCTGCCGGGCGCTTGACGAACGGCGACAAAACGAGCTCGCGTGTCTGGTGGGATAAACAGTAA